TGTTCTTCTCATTTTGCTGCATCACTCAAAGAATTTTATTCTGCTTTAACACCCAGCAAACCAATTTTAGTAACTTTAGAACCCAGGTTGCACcccaccattttttttttcttttttcctttttaagatATCTCaccatgattttttttatttgtttctgtCGCATATTCATATGCATTTATATTTTCAAggaaatattactatttttttttatataaacacaaaataaaaggTAACACCAACCCAACATATGgcaaatttcatatttatttaagaaaatattatcttaGTAGGAAGATTGTTATGGACGTCATCAAATATATCGGTTACAAATATTTACTCAccatttttaacaataaatattataaattattattctagacagtataattaagttaattatcataattaagatattgtttGTTAATTATGACAATACTATAAATCATTATTTCAACTTCacgtatatttaaataactctATTATAATCAAACACcgtatttgaaatattatttattttaaaattcagaaattcatcacaattttatttttataattaaaaaagaaatatatatatatatatatatatatatatataaattgatttttatataaattttttaaacgaTATGAAACTTTTATACATATCAAAACAAtacttattgaaaatattaagaCATTGCAAATATAATTATAGCTTATGTTGGGTTGAAGTTTAAAACATTAACAAAATTGACTAAATTCTCTATCACTTAACAAACAAAAGATCAAACAACTTAATTAAGCAAAACAAACATTAACAAACAGCTAGCATGGatgttatgaattttttttttttcaaatttattggAGTGAGTTAGCATTGAATTGGAGAATGTAAGGtataaatagatatatatttattttgacgTAATGATTTTATCAACCTATGTTAAAAGGAAACttttcctatatatatatatatatatatatatatatatatatatatccaagtttcaaaacttaaactattctatctaaaaaattatattgatttgATGTTAGGTTTTTCAgttataatatttagattttagtCTCTTTTGTTTAAGATTAAGATGTATTTTAGAAATCGttgtttattgatatttttaccctaaattataaatgaatatatttttttattctttaaacatcGAATTGATCTCCTAACCAGTTTGAAAACAGTTTAAATCAATGTTTTTATGTTTCTCTTATGAGATTTGTAGTGATCTCCAAATTcctaacaaatttatattatccatatataaatgttattgtttaatatttcaacgtggaaaaaaaattcaaattctcaATTTCTTATCAAAACtcgtatttaattttaataggAAATTTATTTTAGTCAAGGTAACATTGAGTCAAATTAAACTTTTCTTCATAGAAAACTTGGGTCacggttgaatttgatgatgtGTATTAGGAATAAGTGCAATTTTGGATTTACCTAATGAAGTCCGAAGCAAAACATAAACACGGATTTTCATTTTGctcattaattttctttatcgGCATTTTGAGTCTCTTCATAATTTAATGCTTTTGTTAATTTCTGTATGAGTATTTATATCCTATTGATAAAAGATAATTGATACTATTTTCGCATCTAATTTTAAAGTCTTTTTTAAAACTCATCTTATCAATCGATAATTACGTATTTCTTTAGTTTGATGTAATTTCTTAACGAGTATCTAAAATATGGAATAACTTAAATGAACAAATCTCCAATTAtatcaattgtttttttttaatactaatactggtttaaaaacataaaatcgtgtctttacttttaaatattaaaaatggatGGGccaattttttatgattaaaaaaatacctAAAAATTTGTAATAATGGTATTAATTATAACATGTATGGTTGTTAGAGATAAGTCGATGATTCAAATTTCACATTGCGCATTGATTTCTATAATCTTCCTCTCAAATTTCACTATTCATCtatcattttgaaaaatatatctatGTCTATAGCTAAATGCAAGGTCAGAGCGCCTTTAAAATCGATGACCAAGTAAAAACATGTTCTAATGCTCTCCCGCAATAAAACGATTCTctgcaaaagaaaaaggtaacCTCAActatctttcattatcaataaTCTAAATGCCAGTTTAACTTCTTCAACTACTTAACTCTCGCATAAGACAGACAACTCCAAGAAAGACAGCCCCAAAAAGACAATTAGGCAAGGCAAATAAACAAGATACTACAATGCACAAGTTCTACATACATGACGCATCCTTGTACAACGTTTAGCCATGAAAATGCAAAATACTGTACAGTAAGAGATGTTTCTCTGCCACTAATTAATTAGAGCCCTACAACTAATTGTGTAGAAAATCACAAGAATCCCCCTTCCTGCAATGTCCACTCTCATGATACTTGCAAACTCCTCGTTGTCCCCCAAAAGGAGGCCTGGAAGGAGCTCCTCTGCCAAATGATGATTGCCTGTTGTTCCAAGATTTACCACCATAACCAGAATCTCTACTTTGGCTACCTCGATCCCCTTGGTTGGGGAACCGGTCTCCATTATGACTTTGCTCACTTCCCCACACGCCTGGATTCCCTGCCGGTGGAACCCAAACAGGGTTGGCATTTCCAGGTGGTACACCCTGACCAGGCCCAACCCATCCTGCATTCACATTTACATGGGAACGGCCTTGACCAGGTCCAACCCAGCCAACTGCATTCACTGGAGGTAGACCCTGACTAGGGGCAGCCCATCCTGGATTTGAATTTCCTGGTGCTGGCCCCTGCGTAGGAATCCAGTTTGCGTTCATATTGGCAGCAGGTACAACGCCACCCCAGTTCATATTCTGATTTCCTGGCATGCCCATTCCCCAAGGCATATTGGGTGGAGCTGGAGAAGGACCTGTGATGTTTGGCTGACTACTTGAAGCTGGTGGTCTCCAAGGCTCGGGTGTATTCATGCCCAGAAACCCAGGTGTGGGTAAACCTGCAGATGGATTTCCAGTGTTAAAAGAGGCAGTGTTCTGCACAGATGAAGCATCAACCCAGGGGCCATGGGATGCTGGCTGGGCAGGCATAGTAGCAGAATTTGGTTGGGATGATACACCTCCCCAAGCCTGCAGTTCTGGCCTTGGAACCCCAGCAGAACCCCACCCTTGAGCTTCTGCATGAGAGTTGTGGCTAAGCACAACCTGGTTTTGCATATTTGTACCTGCCATTTTGAGGTCAAGCCCTGAATGCAGAACAGGTGCCACCGGTGCTGGTTGAGGATGTAACCTAGAATTATCTGAAGACACTGAACTAATACCGGGTTGTGAAGAGCCTTTTTCAGGATTTTGCACAGCATGCTCTGGGTGCACTACCAAAGAGGCCTGCAAACCTCCATGATTGCTTGGGAATGAATTTCCTACGAGAGACCCAGGCAACTGGACAGGTGTTGGTGaccatttattttcaaaagccTGCCCCTTAGACACACCAGGGGTAGTCTGAGGTGTAGGTGAAGGAAGATTTGTTGTTTCATTTCTACTACCAGCATCAGAACCCCAGCCGTTTGCAGGGTTCTTGGGGACCTCAACTGCCAATGGAGAGGGTCTACTTGCTAAAGAATTCATATTATCTTTAGATCTCCAACTTCCTCCTGTGGTTTGTGCCGGAGAACCCAGAGTACTATGTGAATTCAAAGATCCACTATTTTGATCAAATGTTGGTCTTTCTCCAGCTTGACCTTCCATACCCTGAGCAGACTTCCTAGAGTACGAGGCTGGGTAATGTAAATCATGCACCTTTTGAGCCTTATCCACCATCGATGGTTCTTTAGAAAAATTCCCTGCCAAGGCATCAGTCACGAGTATAGAATCATCTTGCTTCTCAGTGGTTCTCCAAACCCTCAAATCAGCGGGAAAGTATCCTGTGTTGCTCCATTTGCGTAACTGCACCATAGAAAATGGTCCCTGAATTTTTCCGGAAGGATCCTGGTAATGCCACATCTTTTCAGTTTCATTAATTTTCAAAGTTGAAGGAGTTATTCCAGCGGAAGATGGTGCTGCAGAAGCTTCCAATACAGCAGTGGAGAAAGAATCAGATGTTACCAATGATTGGGTACTTTTGGCACCACTTTCCAAGCTTGAAGAGAGTTTTTGCCTCTCCCAGCTATTAGATAGTTGTGATTCCCTATCTCTTCCCTGGAGCAAATGAGTATCATTCAGTACCTCATTAACATTAGAAGCATTTTcacctttgattgaaaaacCCTTATTGGACAAATTTCTGCCAAGTTCCTGATTCGTATTTGAATAATTCCTTGTTCCACTCCAAGATTCATTTGAAATAGAAACACTTCTAGGAGAAGCAATATCTCTCCCCCTCCTTCCAAAGGAAGTAGACCCTCTAGGTCTCATGTAGTTTTCTGCAGATgtagaaaaaaaagagttttcaaGTCCAAACTTAATTTCATTAGGTGAATCCTACAAGTTCAAACTGTTTTAACAACTACCTCGTCTTTTATCGTCCATTtcatcttcgtcttcttcagatTCATAACTGGGATCCATGTTCGGATCCACGTGTATCTCTGGAATTTCCTCCAACCTACGTTGACGTTCTTCAGGTGTCTTCAAAAGCTGCAGTTTCTCTACACATTCTCTGAGCGTGAGAGCAGTAGGTCAAGGATcaagacaaaataaaactcGAGTTTTTgtcaatttaacaaaaaattgtttgttacaaataatatgataactatattataaaaattacctGTAggacaaaaatttaaaatgattattatcCATTTAAATGCAAAGACTGGAGCAAGATAGCATAAAAAGACAATGAAAAATCCTTATGTAGAAATTGTCAAATATCACCACATCGAACACAAACATTGCCAGAGAATTCTTTCAAAGCATTTATCCAACCAACCATCCATTTAAATGAATACAGCCAGAGAAGTTTTAGACTTCATATAAAATAgacaaatcaattttaatttatttattttggttacGTTTCACCACGAAGTTAAGCTCCTCAAGCCAGTAAAGAGCAgttaataattcataatttacgGATGAACTTTaacaaaaatttatgaattatcaaTTCCAAATTTTATATGGAGCTGTAGCAACAACAAATTTATAGAAGGGAAATACAAAAACAATCCACAGATTTCTATCTCTACATCCCGTTAACGCCATGGATGGGTGTTATAAACAAGACTGAAAGTAGAACGTTAAATTGGAGGAAAGGAAATCAAGCAATGACACAAGAAGTCAAAACACATCAAGAAAACGAAAAGCAACAAGGATAAAATACCGCCAGATATCATTATACGTATTTGAAtattagataaaagaaaaggataTTCTTTCCGGCGTCCTTTCTCACTGGCTCTATCGCGGAGATGACTCAGCCGCACTATCTCTGTTTCTAGCCACTGTATTACAAATATAAACATTTGAAATACATTACAAATACCAGGAAATATATTCCAAAATTCACAGATAACAGGTTGAGTAAGACAgtatatcattaaaaaatgaaatgcaGATTTAATGAAAATACACCAAGAATTCATTTTGATAATCTAAAACTAAATTGGACAACAAGTAAACTTCCAAAGTGAGGTTACCTTCTATTGACATCTAAAGTGAATGtgagtcttttttttttgaagagtTTATCATGAATAAGATTTTCCTAATGGTTATTACTAGGCCTAACCTATTTAAGCTTGAAATTATCAACGAGAAGTTTTAACAGGAAGCATATCATGAGCCCTCTCCTACTTGTGGTCAATGCAAATTGAAGGATGTAACCAGACAAAGCGTATGATTTTCTCAACACTCTTGTTAAACAAGAATTGAGTTCTCATTAATTTAATGACAATTAGCACATTCATAGAAACCTATACATCGATAAAACTGAATTTGTTAATTGAAAGTCATTTTCTTGAATACATCAAACAAATCATGGTATAAACGACACACTGAGGAAGTAGAACTTTTAGAAAAAGATGCGAAAGAAAACACATCACAGGTCCAAATAAAATGTACAAAAAGCAACTTACATCTTTTACTCTAACTGCCTGAAGCACCAGTGCCTTGTCCTGTATGTCACCCTAGAAGAACAAATTTGAGTCATCAGTACAAAGTATAACATCTGATACCTGAAAGTGAGTGTATTGAACAGAAAATTACCACAGTTAGCCGATTTATGAGACCACACTTAATGCTTTGGCGGAGACGTTTGCATTCATCCTAACAGAAAACCAATCAATGTCTTAAAGAaggaaatatattaattaatctaTGCGAAATTTTCATTTGTTCAGATTATCAATTCTGAGAGAATCTAAAACAAACTAATAACTAATTCCCACCATCATATAGTTAAGATTCTACTACCAAATTAGTCATCCAAAGATTCGTTTATCACTTTCAACTCATTGGTCACCTACAGATTTTGTCAGCAAATTAGTCCCTGAAAATCTAAAATATCAACTCATTCATCAATATGAAGGATTGAAGTGGTGGATACAAAAGGAGAAATTAAGTGTTTTCAAGGGACTAACTTAGTGTAGgtttctattttgaaaaagtacTACAACGGCACACTCATTTTGAGAACCAATTTAAAAGACTCACCCCATGGTTAAAAGAATGGCTGTAGTGTTGTCCCTGTAGCCTACTT
This Vigna angularis cultivar LongXiaoDou No.4 chromosome 4, ASM1680809v1, whole genome shotgun sequence DNA region includes the following protein-coding sequences:
- the LOC108331414 gene encoding zinc finger CCCH domain-containing protein 19 isoform X1; the protein is MKDSFVFGKHTTQNHFALHSHLLHPILILFPLPSSIYPLHAHTDPKSLHFLNFIYFTHKLNIQIAVPGIPILLSMDAEDDEASLQPHSDAQCHTDMQNIPYAAAEVPEPDTVGELSAAAAVHEVAAVEPDATMEAAVESDEGVGAQVMDEVIEEKGDEVTDVDDVALEMENVEEEGNLAIDAEEDEIGDEDANEDALMEEEDDEQQQGEEEEEGEEEEKQQQGVEEEEEEQQQGEEEEEEEEEEEHQQGEEAEEDADAGMAKTDDTEEKEEKSVSGGKRKRGAGKNAKTTGRVASRKKTEEDVCFICFDGGDLVLCDRRGCPKAYHPSCVNRDEAFFRAKGKWNCGWHLCSNCERNANYMCYTCTFSLCKGCIKDAVILCVRGNKGFCETCMRTVMLIEQNVQGSNVGQVDFDDKNSWEYLFKDYYIDLKEKLSLTFDEISQAKNPWKGSDMLHSKEESPDELFDATNDRGSDSDSSYENDSNRPKRRKAKKRGKPRSKEGNSNGAVTVSGADGPSGDDSSEWASKELLEFVIHMRNGDKSVLSQFDVQALLLEYIKRNKLRDPRRKSQIICDARLQNLFGKPRVGHFEMLKLLESHFLLKEDSQAEDLQGSVVDTEVSHLEGDGNPNSYTKAGKDKKRKNRKKGDDRGLQTNVDDYAAIDNHNINLIYLRRNLVEDLLEDTEKFHDKVVGAFVRIRISGSGQKQDLYRLVQVVGTCKAAEPYKVGKRMTDTLLEILNLNKTEIVSIDIISNQEFTEDECKRLRQSIKCGLINRLTVGDIQDKALVLQAVRVKDWLETEIVRLSHLRDRASEKGRRKELRECVEKLQLLKTPEERQRRLEEIPEIHVDPNMDPSYESEEDEDEMDDKRRENYMRPRGSTSFGRRGRDIASPRSVSISNESWSGTRNYSNTNQELGRNLSNKGFSIKGENASNVNEVLNDTHLLQGRDRESQLSNSWERQKLSSSLESGAKSTQSLVTSDSFSTAVLEASAAPSSAGITPSTLKINETEKMWHYQDPSGKIQGPFSMVQLRKWSNTGYFPADLRVWRTTEKQDDSILVTDALAGNFSKEPSMVDKAQKVHDLHYPASYSRKSAQGMEGQAGERPTFDQNSGSLNSHSTLGSPAQTTGGSWRSKDNMNSLASRPSPLAVEVPKNPANGWGSDAGSRNETTNLPSPTPQTTPGVSKGQAFENKWSPTPVQLPGSLVGNSFPSNHGGLQASLVVHPEHAVQNPEKGSSQPGISSVSSDNSRLHPQPAPVAPVLHSGLDLKMAGTNMQNQVVLSHNSHAEAQGWGSAGVPRPELQAWGGVSSQPNSATMPAQPASHGPWVDASSVQNTASFNTGNPSAGLPTPGFLGMNTPEPWRPPASSSQPNITGPSPAPPNMPWGMGMPGNQNMNWGGVVPAANMNANWIPTQGPAPGNSNPGWAAPSQGLPPVNAVGWVGPGQGRSHVNVNAGWVGPGQGVPPGNANPVWVPPAGNPGVWGSEQSHNGDRFPNQGDRGSQSRDSGYGGKSWNNRQSSFGRGAPSRPPFGGQRGVCKYHESGHCRKGDSCDFLHN